The following DNA comes from Micromonospora chokoriensis.
AGAAACTCGGCGAGTCCGACCGGATCATCACACTGCTCACCCGCCGACACGGGCGGCTGCGGGCGGTGGCCCGCGGGGTCCGCCGCACCATGAGCAAGTTCGGTGCCCGGCTGGAACCGTTCGGCCACGTCGACCTCCAGCTCGCCGGTGACCCGAAGGGCAACCACGGCAGCGCGCTGCACACCGTCAGCCAGGTCGAGGGCATCGACCTGTACGGCAAACGGTTCCTGGGGGACTACCCGCGATACACGGCGGCCAGCGCGATCGCCGAGACCGCCGAGCGGCTGACCCCGGTCGAACGGGAGCCGTCGCTACGGCTGTTCCAGCTCACCCTGGGCGCACTGAAGGCGCTGTCCCGGGGCGAGCACGCCACCACCCTGGTGCTCGACGCGTACCTTTTGCGGGGGATGGCCCTCGCCGGTTGGGCGCCGGCGCTGATCGCCTGCGCGGTCTGCGGCACCCCGGGTCGGCACCGGGCGTTCTCGGTGCCGGCCGGCGGCGCGGTCTGCCCGGACTGTCGACCACCCGGCGCGGCCCACCCCGCGCCGGCCACCATCGACCTGATGTCCGCGCTGACCACCGGCGACTGGGTGCTCGCCGACGCCACCGACACCGGGGTACGCCGGGAGTGCAGCGGGCTGGTCGCGGCTCACCTCCAGTGGCACCTGGAGCGCGCGCTACGCTCGCTGCCGCTGGTCGACCGGGGTCCCTCGGCGGCCGGCGCGGCCTCGCCACCGGAAGGCGGCGGAGCCGTGGTGCTCCGGCCACGTGGCGACGTCGAGGCCGGGGCGGACGGCGCGAACAGGGAGTGACCGAGTGATCCGATCGAAGAAGGCCAGCCGGCGCGAGCCGACGCCGCCGACCCCACACCCGTCCGGCGCCCGGCCGCCGGCGCTGCCCGCCGAGGCGGTGCCGAAGCACGTGGCGGTGGTGATGGACGGCAACGGTCGGTGGGCCAAGGACCGCGGGCTGCCCCGCACCAAGGGGCACGAGGCGGGGGAGCACAGCCTCTTCGACACCATCGAGGGCGCCATCGAGATGGGCATCCCCTACCTGTCGGCGTACGCGTTCTCCACCGAGAACTGGCGGCGCTCGCCGGACGAGGTCCGATTCCTGATGGGGTTCAACCGGGACGTCATCCGTCGCCGCCGCGACCAGTTGGTCGACCTCGGCGTCCGGGTGGTCTGGTCGGGTCGCCCCGGGCGGTTGTGGAAGAGCGTCATCTCCGAGTTGCAGACCGCCGAGGAGATGTCCCAGGGCAACTCGACGCTGACCCTGCAGTTCTGCGTCAACTACGGTGGGCAGGCCGAGATCGGCGACGCCGCCGCCGCGATCGCCCGGGACGTGGCCGCCGGCAAGCTCGACCCGGCGAAGGTCACCGAGAAGACCGTCGCGAAGTACCTCTACCACCCGGAGATTCCGGAGGTGGACCTGTTCCTGCGCCCCTCCGGGGAGGAACGGATCTCCAACTTCCTGCTCTGGCAGACCGCGTACGCCGAGCTGGTCTTCCTGGACACGCTCTGGCCCGACTTCGACCGCCGCCACCTCTGGTACGCGTGCGAGCTGTTCGCGCAGCGGGACCGTCGCTTCGGCGGGGCACTGCCCAACCCGGTCGCCCCGGTTCTGAGCTGACGCGCTTACCCGCACGTCACACTGGGTACCAGTGACGTCAGAAGCCACTGACGGAGGTGAACCCACATGATCCAGAAGCGCATTGCCCAGTGGGCGGTGATGGCGGTCGCAGTGCCACTCGCGGCTGCCGGCGCCCGCCGACTCAGCCACACCCTGGAGGCCCGCCGTGGTCCCTCCGGAGCGACCCGGCTCCTGACCAGGGGCGCCGACCTGATCCGCCCCCAGAAGGCCAAGCGCCGCCGTTTCTTCTGACCCCGACAACCCTGGCGCCGCCCGCGATCCTGCGGGCGGCGCTTGCGTTGGTGCGCGGAGCCGCCCCGCCCCGCCCCCGCCCCCACCCTCGCCCCGCCCCCGCCCCCGCCCCGCCCCCGCCCCCGCCCCGGTCGATCATGGAGTTGTGGTGGCCGAATCAGCCGCTTTCGCGACTTATATGCACCACCACAACTCCATGATCGACGCGGCTGGGGTGGGCTGGGGTGGGCTGGGGTGGGGTGGGGTGGGGTGGGTGGGTGGGTGGGTGGGTGGGGTCGTTTCGGAGTTCTGCGGAAGGGGGGCCTGTAGGGTCCGGAAGTGGCGGGCCGACGGCGGTTGGAGTGCGCATGCGGGATCTCCGGTTCAAGATGATCATGGCGTTGAACGCTGCCGATCTGGGTGACCCGATCTGCGAGCAGGTGGCTGACATCTGTGCCGAGATCGCCGAGCAGCACTGCGCCGAGTTCGGCCACACACCACAACTCCGGACCGGCGAGATCGCCGAACTTGCCACCGGAGAACCGGCCCTGACCTGGGCGCCGTCGACCCCCGACGCCGGGCAGCGTGCCTGGTGACCGCGCCCGCCCCCGCAGTGGACGTCCGTCGCGCCGACGACCGCTTCGCCACCCGGATCTCCTGGCTGGACTCGAAGCACTCGTTCTCGTTCTCCCGGCACTACGACCCGGCCAACACCCACCACGGTCTGCTGCTGGTCAACAACGACGACGTGGTCCGGCCGGGCGCCGGCTTCGAGACCCACCCGCACGAGGACATGGAGATCGTCACCTGGGTGCTTCGTGGCTCCCTGGTGCACCAGGACTCCACCGGGCACTCCGGGGTGATCTACCCGGGGCTGGCGCAGCGGATGAGCGCCGGCACCGGCATCCTGCACTCGGAGAAGAACGACGCCTGGCGGCTCAACAACCAGGAGCCGCACAGCGACCCGGTCCACTTCGTGCAGATGTGGGTGCTCCCGGACGAACAGGGCGTCGACCCCGGCTACGAGCAGCTGGAGATCGAGGACGAACTGCTCCGCGGCGGCCTGGTGCCGATCGCCTCCGGGATGGACCGCTACGACGGCGCGTCCGCGATCCGGATCCGCAACCGCTACGCGACGCTGCACGCCGCCCGACTCGCCCCCGGCGACGAGGTCACCATCCCCGACGCGCCCTTCGTGCACCTGTACGTGCCCGACGGCACCGTCACCCTGGAGGGCAGCGGGCCACTGGGCACCGGCGACGCGGCCCGGCTGACCATGACCGGCGGCCGGCGCGTCACCGCCGACGAACCGGCCGAGATCCTCGTCTGGGAAATGCACGCCACGATCAACTGACCGGGGCCCGCGAACCTGTGCTGCGCCGGGCCGCGCGGTCTGCCGCGCCGCGCCGCGTCGTCTGCCGCGCCGCGTCGTCTCTCATGATCGTGCTCGAACATGGAAGTAGTGGCCTCCCATCGTCGGGAGGCCACTACTTCAAGGATCGAGCACGATCTTGCCGCGGGACGAGGCCCGGCAAGAACTGGGCCGACCCGAGCGTGTCGGGGCCGCGGGCCGCGGGCCTCCGGCCGTGGGCTGTGGGCCGCCGGTCGTGGGCTGTGGGCTGTGGGCCGTGGGCTTGTCTACGCCGGCGACTCGGTGCGGTCGGCGGCCCAGGTGGTGTGGAACGAGCCGTCCCGGTCCACCCGCTGGTAGGTGTGCGCGCCGAAGTTGTCCCGCAGACCCTGGATCAGCGCGGCGGGCAGCCGCTCGGCGCGCAGCGCGTCGAAGTACGCCAGCGACGACGAGAAGGCGGGCGTCGGCACACCGGCCCGGGTCGCGTCACCCACCACCCGCCGCCAGCTCGGCACACCGGCCGCGACGGCGTCGGCGAAGTACGGTGCGACCAGCAGCGTCGGAAGGTCGGGCTGCTGGTCGTACGCCTCGCGGATGCGGTCCAGGAAGCGGGCCCGGATGATGCAGCCGCCCCGCCAGATCGTCGCCGTGCCGCCGAGGTCGATGTCCCAGTCGTACTCCTGGCTGCCGGCCCGGATGTGGTCGAAGCCCTGCGCGTACGCGACGATCTTGGAAGCGAGCAGCGCCCGACGGACGTCCTCGACGAACGCCTCCCGGTCGGTGACCTGCCACTTGTCACCCGCGTCGGGGAATGCCCGGCGGGCCGCCTCCCGCTGGTCGACGTGCCCGGACAGCGAGCGGGCGAAGGTGGCCTCGGCGATTCCGGTGATCGGGATACCCAGGTCCAGGGCGCTCTGCACGGTCCATCGACCGGTGCCCTTCTGCTCGGCCCGGTCCTGCACGACGTCCACGAACGGTCGGCCGGTGTCCGCGTCGGTGTGCGCGAGCACGTCGGCGGTGATCTCGATGAGGAACGACCCCAGCTCGCCGTCGTTCCAGTCGCGGAAGATCTCCGCGATCTCCGCCGGCTTGGCGTCCAGACCGGAGCGGAGCAGGTCGTACGCCTCGGCGATGAGCTGCATGTCGGCGTACTCGATGCCGTTGTGCACCATCTTGACGAAGTGCCCGGCGCCGTCCGGCCCGACGTGCATGCAGCACGGCACACCGTCCACCTGCGCGGCGATCTTTTCGAACATCGGCCCGAGCTTGGCGTACGACTCGGCGGAGCCACCCGGCATGATGCTCGGGCCGAGCAAGGCGCCCTCCTCACCACCGGAGACGCCGGTGCCGCTGAAGTGCAGCCCCTGCGCGCGCAGCGCCTCCTCCCGACGGCGGGTGTCGGCGAAGTGGGCGTTGCCGCAGTCGACGATGATGTCGCCCTCCTCCAGCAGCGGCACCAACTCGTCGATCACCGCGTCGGTCGGCGCACCGGCCTTGACCATGACGATGACCGCGCGGGGTCGTTCCAGTGACGCCACGAAGTCGGCCATCGTCTCGCCCGGCACGAAGGTGCCCTCGTCGCCGTGCTCCGCGACCAGGCTGCGGGTGCGCTCCGGCGACCGGTTGTGCACTGCCACCGTGAAGCCGTTGCGGGCCAGGTTGCGGGCCACGTTGCGACCCATCACCGCCAGCCCGGTCACACCGATCTGTGCCTTCGCCTGCTCAGCCATCCGTGCCGCCACCTCTCGTCACCACTATTGGCGTTCCGAACCTATCGTGATGTGGGCCGATCCGGGACCAGTGATCCACCCTCTGATACGCCAGGTGGTCGCGAAGCTGCCGATGGTGGCGACGCGACCGGTCAACCCTCGGCGAGTCGGGCTTCGATCCGGGCGACCTTGCCGGTGAGCGCGTCGGTGACCCCGGGCCGGACGTCGGCCTTGAGCACCACGCTCACCCGGGGCGCCCGCGCGGCGACAACGTCGACCGCGCGCTTCACCACCGCCATCACCTCGTCCCACTCGCCCTCGACAGTGGTGAACATGGCATCGGTCCGGTTGGGCAGGCCGGACTCCCGGACCACCCGGACCGCCTCGGCGACCAGGTCACCCACGGAGTCGTCGCCGCCGAGGGGGGTGATCGAGAACGCGATCAGCATGTACCGATCGTGCCAGTAATTCGGGTGCGCGTCCCGTCGGGCGGCCGTTAGGGTACGGACATGCGTTACTGACGCCCCACCTTCCGAGCCGGCCCGCCGCCCCGCGCCGCGGTCCGTGCGCTCGCGGGCGTCCGCATGTCCCCTCCGCCGTTCGGCGGCGCTGGCTGTGTCCGATCCCGGCGAGCAGTCCCTCCACCGTTCGGCCGTCGCGTTGCGACGGTCACCAGCCGATCCGACCGGCCGCCGGCGCGCGGGACCGGCCGTTCCGGTCGGCATTGAAGGAGGCCCGCATGCCTGCCAGGCGCAATCCGAAGAAGTCCCGTAAGACACCGCTCGGCACCAACCCGACGACCGAGCACGGCCGTCCCCGAGCAACCCGCCCCGACCTCGACCTCGCGGTCGAGCCGGCGATCCAGGCCGAGCGGGCAGCGCTGGCCGACGCGGCGTCGCGGGAGGTGCTGGCAGAGCCGGCGCTGCCGGCGGTGCGGGTCGAGCCGGCGCTGCCGGCGGTGCGGGTCGAGCCGGCGGCGGTGCTCGATGAGCTGACGACGTCGATCGACGTGCCCGCGGCAGTCGACGCCCCGACGGTGGGAGCCCTGCCGAAGTCTGCCGGGCGACCGGCGGCACCGACGGCCGGACCGCCCCAGGGTGGCGGCGGTCGCGCGGGCGGCGGCCGCAGCCGACCGGCCGGTCAGACCCGCCGCTACGCCTTCCGCCGCAGCTGATCGGTCGTCCTGGCGTCCCCGTTACGCGGGGGCGCTGGGACATGGCAGCAATAACAGGGATGTAGTGGC
Coding sequences within:
- the recO gene encoding DNA repair protein RecO — protein: MAGYRRQLYRDDAVVLRVQKLGESDRIITLLTRRHGRLRAVARGVRRTMSKFGARLEPFGHVDLQLAGDPKGNHGSALHTVSQVEGIDLYGKRFLGDYPRYTAASAIAETAERLTPVEREPSLRLFQLTLGALKALSRGEHATTLVLDAYLLRGMALAGWAPALIACAVCGTPGRHRAFSVPAGGAVCPDCRPPGAAHPAPATIDLMSALTTGDWVLADATDTGVRRECSGLVAAHLQWHLERALRSLPLVDRGPSAAGAASPPEGGGAVVLRPRGDVEAGADGANRE
- a CDS encoding isoprenyl transferase — encoded protein: MIRSKKASRREPTPPTPHPSGARPPALPAEAVPKHVAVVMDGNGRWAKDRGLPRTKGHEAGEHSLFDTIEGAIEMGIPYLSAYAFSTENWRRSPDEVRFLMGFNRDVIRRRRDQLVDLGVRVVWSGRPGRLWKSVISELQTAEEMSQGNSTLTLQFCVNYGGQAEIGDAAAAIARDVAAGKLDPAKVTEKTVAKYLYHPEIPEVDLFLRPSGEERISNFLLWQTAYAELVFLDTLWPDFDRRHLWYACELFAQRDRRFGGALPNPVAPVLS
- a CDS encoding thioredoxin reductase, which codes for MRDLRFKMIMALNAADLGDPICEQVADICAEIAEQHCAEFGHTPQLRTGEIAELATGEPALTWAPSTPDAGQRAW
- a CDS encoding pirin family protein, coding for MTAPAPAVDVRRADDRFATRISWLDSKHSFSFSRHYDPANTHHGLLLVNNDDVVRPGAGFETHPHEDMEIVTWVLRGSLVHQDSTGHSGVIYPGLAQRMSAGTGILHSEKNDAWRLNNQEPHSDPVHFVQMWVLPDEQGVDPGYEQLEIEDELLRGGLVPIASGMDRYDGASAIRIRNRYATLHAARLAPGDEVTIPDAPFVHLYVPDGTVTLEGSGPLGTGDAARLTMTGGRRVTADEPAEILVWEMHATIN
- the gndA gene encoding NADP-dependent phosphogluconate dehydrogenase, which translates into the protein MAEQAKAQIGVTGLAVMGRNVARNLARNGFTVAVHNRSPERTRSLVAEHGDEGTFVPGETMADFVASLERPRAVIVMVKAGAPTDAVIDELVPLLEEGDIIVDCGNAHFADTRRREEALRAQGLHFSGTGVSGGEEGALLGPSIMPGGSAESYAKLGPMFEKIAAQVDGVPCCMHVGPDGAGHFVKMVHNGIEYADMQLIAEAYDLLRSGLDAKPAEIAEIFRDWNDGELGSFLIEITADVLAHTDADTGRPFVDVVQDRAEQKGTGRWTVQSALDLGIPITGIAEATFARSLSGHVDQREAARRAFPDAGDKWQVTDREAFVEDVRRALLASKIVAYAQGFDHIRAGSQEYDWDIDLGGTATIWRGGCIIRARFLDRIREAYDQQPDLPTLLVAPYFADAVAAGVPSWRRVVGDATRAGVPTPAFSSSLAYFDALRAERLPAALIQGLRDNFGAHTYQRVDRDGSFHTTWAADRTESPA
- a CDS encoding thiamine-binding protein, with protein sequence MLIAFSITPLGGDDSVGDLVAEAVRVVRESGLPNRTDAMFTTVEGEWDEVMAVVKRAVDVVAARAPRVSVVLKADVRPGVTDALTGKVARIEARLAEG